In a single window of the Streptomyces sp. CGMCC 4.7035 genome:
- a CDS encoding DinB family protein, whose protein sequence is MTRTDTPPSWDERTQLTTYLDYVRATARAKCEGVSPEDAVKAPLPGSPLMTVCGLISHLRWVEYWWFHVVFLGHEDEGVLAQATEDDPDPEMRLAVDIPLAQLLAEYEEQSAGYRDLVAAHDLDTKAKRTMRDGRHADLRWVLLHLIEETARHNGHLDIIRELLDGTTGV, encoded by the coding sequence ATGACTCGAACCGATACGCCTCCCTCCTGGGACGAGCGCACGCAGCTGACCACCTATCTCGACTACGTACGCGCCACCGCCCGTGCCAAGTGTGAGGGCGTCTCACCGGAGGACGCCGTCAAGGCGCCCCTGCCCGGCTCCCCGCTGATGACCGTGTGCGGACTGATCAGCCATCTGCGCTGGGTGGAGTACTGGTGGTTCCACGTGGTGTTCCTGGGCCACGAGGACGAGGGCGTACTCGCCCAGGCCACCGAGGACGACCCGGACCCGGAGATGCGCCTGGCGGTCGACATCCCCTTGGCCCAACTCCTCGCCGAATACGAGGAACAGAGCGCCGGCTACCGCGACCTGGTCGCCGCCCACGACCTCGACACCAAGGCGAAGCGCACCATGCGGGACGGCCGCCATGCCGACCTTCGCTGGGTGCTCCTGCACCTCATCGAGGAGACGGCCCGCCACAACGGCCACCTGGACATCATCCGCGAACTGCTCGACGGCACGACGGGAGTCTGA
- a CDS encoding ABC transporter substrate-binding protein, which produces MSRGGRHAYAALSVLAAGALVLTGCSKGGSSSGDNDKKDNANAKRQQASIKFGNAADSTGPAAPVPGAKSGGTMEVLQRDSYAHLDPGQIYVSDEGSLAQLIHRGLTGYKATSDDGSKHEVVGDLATDSGTTTDGGKTWKYTLKDGIKFQDGTPITSKDVRQTFERLFASFINQGPSYIQQWLADTAGADYRKLLKDGPYTGKHLPDSILETPDDKTVVFHFKKPHADLPYALAMAGYAVVQAKGDTKTKYDRAPVATGPYKVQSFKSGKSMVLVKNTNWDPKTDPIRHQYVDQFNFTFNQQYEASTKALLADSGADQTGVSFNNQVDAGNLSKVLADPKLKSRTVAGFQPYVGQMNINMSKPELKDIKIRQAIAYALPVTPFVRAYGGSAAMEVAGGLISPTVSGYDPSFDPYGKKKKPAGDPAKAKKLLQEAGKVGMKLTFGYINTPEGQQYSTAMAAGLKKAGFDVQRQEIPAETYYDQVSKLNNAYDIFHTAWGADWPSSSTVLPPLYDGRLIADGAQNYSQVNDPHVNSEIDRINTITDPVKAAAAWETLDKYLLTKVVNEVPTGYYKQVQIAGSKVGGLVYDDVIGGIDPRRLYVK; this is translated from the coding sequence ATGAGTAGGGGCGGACGCCACGCATATGCCGCACTCTCGGTGCTCGCGGCCGGAGCTCTCGTGCTCACCGGTTGCAGCAAGGGCGGCAGCAGCAGCGGCGACAACGACAAGAAGGACAACGCCAACGCCAAGCGCCAGCAGGCCTCGATCAAGTTCGGCAACGCGGCGGACTCCACCGGTCCCGCCGCTCCGGTGCCCGGCGCCAAGAGCGGCGGCACGATGGAGGTCCTGCAGCGCGACAGCTACGCCCACCTGGACCCGGGCCAGATCTACGTCTCCGACGAGGGTTCGCTGGCGCAGCTGATCCACAGAGGTCTCACCGGTTACAAGGCGACCAGCGACGACGGCAGCAAGCACGAGGTCGTCGGCGACCTGGCCACCGACTCCGGTACCACGACGGACGGCGGCAAGACCTGGAAGTACACCCTCAAGGACGGCATCAAGTTCCAGGACGGGACGCCGATCACGTCCAAGGACGTCCGCCAGACCTTCGAGCGGCTCTTCGCGTCCTTCATCAACCAGGGCCCGAGCTACATCCAGCAGTGGCTGGCCGACACCGCCGGCGCCGACTACCGCAAGCTGCTGAAGGACGGCCCGTACACCGGAAAGCACCTGCCGGACAGCATCCTCGAGACGCCGGACGACAAAACGGTCGTCTTCCACTTCAAGAAGCCGCACGCCGACCTGCCGTACGCGCTCGCCATGGCCGGCTACGCGGTGGTGCAGGCGAAGGGCGACACCAAGACGAAGTACGACAGGGCGCCCGTGGCGACCGGCCCGTACAAGGTCCAGTCGTTCAAGTCCGGCAAGTCCATGGTGCTGGTGAAGAACACCAACTGGGACCCGAAGACGGACCCGATCCGCCACCAGTACGTGGACCAGTTCAACTTCACCTTCAACCAGCAGTACGAGGCGTCCACCAAGGCGCTCCTGGCGGACAGCGGCGCCGACCAGACCGGCGTCAGCTTCAACAACCAGGTCGACGCGGGCAACCTCTCCAAGGTCCTCGCCGACCCCAAGCTGAAGTCCCGTACGGTTGCCGGCTTCCAGCCGTACGTCGGCCAGATGAACATCAACATGAGCAAGCCGGAGCTCAAGGACATCAAGATCCGCCAGGCGATCGCCTACGCCCTGCCGGTCACGCCGTTCGTGCGCGCCTACGGCGGCAGCGCGGCGATGGAGGTCGCCGGCGGTCTGATCAGCCCGACCGTCAGCGGCTACGACCCGTCCTTCGACCCGTACGGCAAGAAGAAGAAGCCCGCGGGTGACCCGGCCAAGGCCAAGAAGCTGCTCCAGGAGGCCGGCAAGGTCGGCATGAAGCTGACCTTCGGCTACATCAACACGCCCGAGGGCCAGCAGTACTCCACCGCCATGGCGGCGGGCCTGAAGAAGGCCGGCTTCGACGTCCAGCGCCAGGAGATCCCGGCCGAGACGTACTACGACCAGGTCAGCAAGCTCAACAACGCCTACGACATCTTCCACACCGCGTGGGGCGCGGACTGGCCGTCCTCCTCGACCGTGCTCCCGCCGCTGTACGACGGCCGTCTGATCGCCGACGGCGCGCAGAACTACTCGCAGGTCAACGACCCGCACGTGAACAGCGAGATCGACCGCATCAACACCATCACCGACCCGGTGAAGGCCGCGGCCGCGTGGGAGACGCTGGACAAGTACCTGCTCACGAAGGTCGTGAACGAGGTTCCGACCGGCTACTACAAGCAGGTCCAGATCGCCGGTTCCAAGGTCGGCGGCCTGGTCTACGACGACGTCATCGGCGGCATCGACCCGCGTCGCCTGTACGTCAAGTAA
- a CDS encoding ABC transporter ATP-binding protein: MTTLTKESGAPGPAATGAFLSVRDLHVSFRTEDGAVGAVNGLSFDLDRGRTLGIVGESGSGKSVTNLTILGLHNPMFTTIDGEIVLDGQELVTARESELEKLRGNKVAMIFQDPLTALSPYYTVGRQIAEPFMKHTGASKKAAWERAVEMLGKVGIPNPKERAKDYPHQFSGGMRQRAMIAMALVCDPDLLIADEPTTALDVTVQAQILDLLKDLQQEFGSAIIFITHDLGVIADMADDIMVMYAGEAVERGTVEEVLRSPQHPYTWGLLNSMPRLDSDLGTQLAPIPGAPPSLLNPPSGCRFHPRCTFQREVGGTRCVDVSPLLPPGRGGACHLTAEQKQTIFIEQIKPRLR; this comes from the coding sequence GTGACTACTTTGACCAAGGAATCCGGCGCTCCGGGCCCGGCCGCCACCGGCGCCTTCCTCTCGGTGCGGGACCTGCACGTCAGCTTCAGGACCGAGGACGGCGCCGTCGGCGCCGTGAACGGGCTCTCCTTCGACCTCGACCGGGGCAGGACCCTCGGCATCGTGGGGGAATCGGGCTCGGGCAAGTCGGTGACCAACCTGACCATCCTCGGGCTGCACAACCCCATGTTCACCACGATCGACGGTGAGATCGTGCTGGACGGCCAGGAGCTGGTCACCGCCCGGGAGTCCGAACTGGAGAAGCTGCGCGGCAACAAGGTCGCGATGATCTTCCAGGACCCGCTGACCGCGCTGTCGCCGTACTACACGGTGGGCCGGCAGATCGCCGAGCCGTTCATGAAGCACACCGGGGCCTCGAAGAAGGCGGCCTGGGAGCGGGCGGTGGAGATGCTCGGCAAGGTCGGCATCCCCAACCCCAAGGAGCGGGCGAAGGACTATCCGCACCAGTTCTCCGGCGGTATGCGTCAGCGCGCGATGATCGCGATGGCGCTGGTCTGCGACCCGGACCTGCTGATCGCCGACGAGCCGACCACGGCCCTGGACGTGACGGTCCAGGCGCAGATCCTGGATCTGTTGAAGGACCTCCAGCAGGAGTTCGGCTCGGCGATCATCTTCATCACGCACGACCTCGGGGTCATCGCCGACATGGCCGACGACATCATGGTGATGTACGCCGGGGAAGCGGTCGAGCGCGGCACGGTCGAGGAAGTGCTGAGGTCACCGCAACACCCGTACACCTGGGGACTGTTGAACTCCATGCCACGCCTCGACTCGGACCTCGGCACACAGCTCGCGCCGATCCCCGGGGCACCGCCGTCCCTGCTGAACCCCCCGTCGGGCTGCCGCTTCCATCCCCGGTGCACCTTCCAGCGGGAGGTGGGCGGCACCCGGTGCGTGGACGTTTCGCCGCTGCTGCCGCCCGGCCGGGGCGGGGCCTGCCACCTCACGGCAGAGCAGAAGCAGACCATCTTCATCGAGCAGATCAAACCCCGGTTGCGGTAG
- a CDS encoding GNAT family N-acetyltransferase has protein sequence MPMSSSSSLRLEKVTKENVEAAIALRVHPGQERFVSPVVKSLAEAYVHPETAWPRLVYDGDELVGFVMAFFDVRFNPEAPDDRPRSGLWRLNIAAGHQGRGYGNFAVRSVCDELRRRGATRVTVTWAEGEGGPEPFYLRLGFRRTGEMSGDQVVGEMDLGRSPSWT, from the coding sequence ATGCCCATGTCCTCCTCGTCGTCCCTCCGCCTGGAGAAGGTGACCAAGGAGAACGTGGAGGCCGCGATCGCGCTGCGGGTCCACCCCGGCCAGGAACGCTTCGTGTCACCCGTCGTGAAGTCGCTCGCCGAGGCATACGTCCACCCCGAGACCGCCTGGCCCCGACTCGTCTACGACGGCGACGAACTCGTCGGCTTCGTCATGGCGTTCTTCGACGTCCGCTTCAATCCCGAGGCCCCGGACGACCGCCCGCGCTCGGGGCTGTGGCGCCTCAACATCGCCGCCGGTCACCAGGGCCGCGGCTACGGCAACTTCGCCGTCCGGTCCGTCTGCGACGAACTCCGCCGCCGGGGCGCGACCCGCGTCACGGTCACCTGGGCGGAGGGTGAGGGTGGCCCCGAACCGTTCTATCTACGGCTGGGGTTCCGGCGAACGGGGGAGATGAGCGGCGACCAGGTGGTCGGTGAAATGGACCTCGGCCGGTCGCCGTCGTGGACCTAG
- a CDS encoding ABC transporter permease, which translates to MTSPLETEGGASTVVVDEKEPTKEPETKQLEGRSPGQLMWIRFKRDRTGVISAFVVILFFLIGLLAPLISKLYGKNPYTVFADERPELFDSAGVPVQPNGGISGEFWFGLEPGNGYDVFTKLIYGIRTSLMISCAVTVAVVLTGIVLGVTAGYLGGKADYAISRVIDFLLAFPSQLFFIASMPVVVSLFVSPRDETPTYVRVVALIAVQWVLGWMSLARILRGTTLSLREREFIEAARVSGASPWRIISKEILPNVVTPLLVQSTYLLPFFVTGEAGLSFLGVGIVEPTPDWGQMFSKASTELVLQNDITYMFFPGISMIIFIVAFNLLGDSVRDAFDPKTAR; encoded by the coding sequence ATGACGAGTCCTCTCGAGACCGAGGGCGGCGCAAGCACGGTCGTCGTCGACGAGAAGGAGCCGACGAAGGAACCGGAGACCAAACAGCTGGAGGGCCGGTCGCCCGGCCAACTGATGTGGATCCGCTTCAAGCGGGACCGCACCGGGGTGATCTCCGCGTTCGTCGTCATCCTCTTCTTCCTGATCGGGCTGCTCGCGCCGCTGATCTCGAAGCTGTACGGCAAGAACCCGTACACCGTCTTCGCGGACGAGCGCCCCGAACTGTTCGACAGCGCGGGAGTGCCCGTCCAGCCCAACGGCGGTATCAGCGGCGAGTTCTGGTTCGGACTCGAACCCGGTAACGGGTACGACGTCTTCACCAAGCTGATCTACGGCATCCGGACCTCGCTGATGATCTCCTGTGCGGTCACGGTCGCGGTCGTGCTCACCGGCATCGTTCTCGGCGTCACGGCGGGCTACCTGGGCGGCAAGGCCGACTACGCCATCAGCCGGGTGATCGACTTCCTGCTCGCCTTCCCGTCGCAGCTGTTCTTCATCGCGAGCATGCCGGTCGTGGTCTCCCTCTTCGTCAGTCCGCGGGACGAGACGCCGACCTATGTCCGCGTCGTCGCGCTGATCGCCGTGCAGTGGGTGCTCGGCTGGATGAGCCTCGCCCGGATCCTGCGCGGTACGACACTGTCGCTCAGGGAGCGCGAGTTCATCGAGGCGGCAAGGGTGAGCGGGGCGTCGCCCTGGCGCATCATCAGCAAGGAGATCCTGCCGAACGTGGTGACCCCCCTGCTGGTGCAGTCCACGTATCTGCTTCCGTTCTTCGTGACGGGCGAAGCCGGCCTGTCGTTCCTCGGTGTCGGCATCGTCGAACCCACGCCCGACTGGGGCCAGATGTTCTCCAAGGCGTCGACCGAGCTCGTCCTGCAGAACGACATCACCTACATGTTCTTCCCCGGCATCTCGATGATCATCTTCATCGTCGCGTTCAACCTGCTCGGGGACTCGGTCAGGGACGCCTTCGATCCCAAGACGGCGCGCTGA
- a CDS encoding class I SAM-dependent methyltransferase — MADRAFSDAALAGLYDALYPWGPSDDFYLGLVMSARSVLDVGCGTGALLARARENGHDGRLCGLDPAAAMLVQARRRAPGVDWVLGDLRSERWQGAFDLVVMTGHAFQVLLGDEELRAALAAVREALADGGRFVFETRNPGARAWESWTPDRVREVPYGDGGIVRVRHQVESPVLGDRVTFTETFDGTGWERPLVSRSTLRFLAPDALSRFLTRAGLAVVEQYGDWGRGPLTPADPEIITVAEPVQGLSDRA, encoded by the coding sequence GTGGCCGACCGCGCGTTCTCCGATGCCGCCCTCGCCGGGCTGTACGACGCCCTCTACCCGTGGGGCCCGAGTGACGACTTCTACCTGGGACTTGTGATGTCCGCGCGAAGCGTGCTGGACGTCGGGTGCGGGACCGGCGCGCTGCTGGCGCGGGCCCGGGAGAACGGGCACGACGGGCGGCTGTGCGGTCTCGACCCCGCCGCCGCGATGCTCGTCCAGGCGCGCCGCCGCGCACCCGGGGTGGACTGGGTGCTCGGCGATCTGCGCTCGGAGCGCTGGCAGGGGGCCTTCGACCTCGTCGTCATGACCGGGCACGCTTTTCAGGTGCTGCTCGGTGACGAGGAGTTGAGGGCGGCTCTGGCCGCCGTGCGCGAAGCCCTCGCGGACGGCGGGCGGTTCGTCTTCGAGACCCGCAACCCGGGCGCCCGCGCCTGGGAGTCGTGGACGCCGGACCGGGTGCGCGAGGTGCCGTACGGCGACGGCGGCATCGTACGCGTCCGGCACCAGGTCGAGTCACCGGTGCTCGGGGACCGGGTGACGTTCACCGAGACCTTCGACGGCACCGGCTGGGAGCGGCCACTGGTCAGCCGCAGCACTCTGCGGTTCCTCGCACCGGATGCCCTGTCCCGCTTCCTGACCCGGGCCGGGCTCGCGGTCGTCGAGCAGTACGGGGACTGGGGACGAGGGCCGCTCACCCCCGCCGACCCCGAGATCATCACTGTGGCCGAGCCCGTCCAGGGTCTGTCCGACAGGGCCTGA
- a CDS encoding VOC family protein, which produces MAKTSGLNPVIRTITFDCTGDPYDLGLFWSELLGRPLADDDKPGDPEAVIRDPDGGPTLLFVRVPEGKSAKNRVHLDLGPRGRTRAQEVERALALGARQLADHTRPDGGGWVLLADPEGNEFCMEREEPN; this is translated from the coding sequence ATGGCTAAGACGAGCGGGCTCAACCCGGTCATCCGCACGATCACCTTCGACTGCACCGGCGATCCGTACGACCTCGGCCTGTTCTGGAGCGAGCTGCTGGGTCGCCCGCTGGCCGACGACGACAAGCCGGGCGACCCGGAGGCGGTGATCCGCGACCCCGACGGCGGCCCGACCCTGCTGTTCGTCCGGGTACCCGAGGGCAAGTCCGCCAAGAACCGCGTCCACCTCGACCTCGGGCCCCGGGGCCGCACCCGTGCGCAGGAGGTGGAGCGCGCCCTGGCCCTGGGCGCCCGGCAACTCGCGGACCACACCCGCCCGGACGGCGGCGGCTGGGTGCTCCTCGCGGACCCCGAGGGCAACGAGTTCTGCATGGAACGTGAGGAGCCGAACTGA
- a CDS encoding ABC transporter permease: protein MLRFLLRRSLGAVVILFLLSIVTFLLFFGMPRDPGLLMCGKSCTPANLENIHHVLGLDKSIPEQYWIFLHNLVLGSNGFDQGPCPAPCFGYSYHTNEQVWGTLMDRLPTTVSLTLGAAVCFLLVGLGTGLLGAWKRGTLIDKTVTAGSMVLSSMQIYFLGPLALAALVYQSHLFDKPAYNNFTANPVTWFTGLIIPWVVLSTIFAAQYTRMARSSMIEQLQEEHVRTARAKGMSRRYVFFRYAWRGSLIPIVTIFGIDLGSLLGGAIITEYTFGLPGLGQLAVQAVFFSDLPLLLGVMLFSAAMILLFNIIVDACYAFIDPRVRLA, encoded by the coding sequence ATGCTGCGCTTCCTCCTTCGCCGGTCACTCGGCGCCGTCGTCATCCTCTTCCTGCTGAGCATCGTCACGTTCCTGCTGTTCTTCGGGATGCCGCGGGACCCGGGGCTGTTGATGTGCGGCAAGTCGTGCACGCCGGCCAACCTGGAGAACATCCACCACGTGCTCGGCCTCGACAAGTCGATCCCCGAGCAGTACTGGATCTTCCTGCACAACCTCGTCCTGGGCAGCAACGGATTCGATCAGGGCCCGTGCCCGGCCCCGTGCTTCGGGTACTCGTACCACACGAACGAGCAGGTCTGGGGCACCCTGATGGACCGCCTGCCGACCACCGTCTCACTGACCCTGGGTGCGGCGGTCTGCTTCCTCCTGGTGGGTCTGGGCACCGGCCTGCTCGGCGCCTGGAAGCGCGGCACGCTGATCGACAAGACGGTCACGGCCGGCTCCATGGTGCTCAGTTCGATGCAGATCTACTTCCTCGGACCGCTGGCGCTGGCGGCGCTCGTCTACCAGTCGCACCTGTTCGACAAGCCCGCCTACAACAACTTCACGGCCAATCCGGTCACTTGGTTCACGGGACTGATCATCCCGTGGGTGGTGCTGTCCACGATCTTCGCCGCGCAGTACACGCGTATGGCGCGCTCGTCGATGATCGAGCAGCTCCAGGAGGAGCACGTGCGGACCGCCCGGGCCAAGGGCATGTCCCGCCGGTACGTCTTCTTCCGCTACGCCTGGCGCGGCTCGCTGATCCCCATCGTGACCATCTTCGGCATCGACCTCGGATCGCTGCTGGGCGGCGCGATCATCACCGAGTACACGTTCGGCCTGCCGGGTCTCGGCCAGCTCGCGGTGCAGGCGGTGTTCTTCAGCGACCTGCCGCTGCTGCTCGGTGTGATGCTGTTCTCCGCCGCCATGATCCTGCTGTTCAACATCATCGTGGATGCCTGCTACGCGTTCATCGACCCGCGCGTGCGGCTTGCCTAG
- the typA gene encoding translational GTPase TypA has translation MATRHDIRNVAIVAHVDHGKTTIVDGMLKQAGAFAAHQLEQVDDRVMDSNDLEREKGITILAKNTAVKYHPKDGGDPITINIIDTPGHADFGGEVERGLSMVDGVVLLVDASEGPLPQTRFVLRKALQQRLPVILCINKTDRPDSRIDEVVNETYDLFLDLDADEEQIEFPIVYACGRDGIASLTKPENGTVPADSTSLEPFFSTILEHIPAPTYDEEAPLQAHVTNLDADNFLGRIALLRVEQGELRKGQTVAWIKRDGSISNVRISELMMTEALTRKPAEKAGPGDICAVAGIPEIMIGETLADTENPVALPLITVDEPAISMVIGTNTSPLVGRGGTGKGANAKATVKDRKVTARQVKDRLDRELVGNVSLRVLDTGRPDAWEVQGRGELALAILVEQMRREGYELTVGKPQVVTKEVDGKVHEPFERMTIDVPEEHMGAVTQLMGVRKGRMDNMSNHGSGWVRMEFVVPSRGLIGFRTEFLTNTRGTGIGHSIHEGFEPWAGPLQTRNNGSLVADRSGAVTAFAMTNLQERGVLFVEPGTEVYEGMIVGENSRADDMDVNITKEKKLTNIRSATSDIAESIVPPRKLSLEQSLEFCRDDECVEVTPEAVRIRKVNLDQRERARAASRAKHG, from the coding sequence ATGGCCACGCGCCACGACATCCGCAACGTAGCCATCGTCGCCCACGTCGACCACGGCAAGACGACCATCGTCGACGGCATGCTGAAGCAGGCCGGTGCCTTCGCCGCCCACCAGCTCGAGCAGGTCGACGACCGCGTCATGGACTCGAACGACCTGGAGCGTGAGAAGGGCATCACGATCCTCGCCAAGAACACGGCGGTGAAGTACCACCCGAAGGATGGCGGGGACCCGATCACCATCAACATCATCGACACCCCCGGCCACGCCGACTTCGGCGGCGAGGTCGAGCGCGGTCTGTCGATGGTCGACGGCGTCGTGCTGCTCGTCGACGCCTCCGAGGGCCCGCTGCCGCAGACCCGCTTCGTGCTGCGCAAGGCCCTCCAGCAGCGCCTGCCCGTCATCCTGTGCATCAACAAGACGGACCGCCCGGACTCCCGTATCGACGAGGTCGTCAACGAGACCTACGACCTCTTCCTCGACCTGGACGCCGACGAGGAGCAGATCGAGTTCCCGATCGTCTACGCCTGCGGCCGTGACGGCATCGCCTCCCTCACCAAGCCGGAGAACGGCACGGTCCCGGCCGACTCCACCAGCCTGGAGCCGTTCTTCTCCACGATCCTGGAGCACATCCCGGCCCCGACCTACGACGAGGAGGCCCCGCTCCAGGCGCACGTCACCAACCTGGACGCCGACAACTTCCTCGGCCGTATCGCGCTGCTCCGCGTCGAGCAGGGCGAGCTGCGCAAGGGTCAGACCGTCGCCTGGATCAAGCGTGACGGCTCGATCAGCAACGTTCGCATCAGCGAGCTGATGATGACCGAGGCCCTCACCCGCAAGCCCGCCGAGAAGGCCGGCCCGGGTGACATCTGCGCCGTCGCCGGTATCCCCGAGATCATGATCGGCGAGACCCTCGCGGACACCGAGAACCCGGTCGCGCTGCCGCTGATCACGGTCGACGAGCCCGCGATCTCCATGGTCATCGGCACCAACACCTCGCCGCTGGTCGGCCGGGGCGGCACCGGCAAGGGCGCCAACGCCAAGGCCACGGTCAAGGACCGCAAGGTCACCGCCCGCCAGGTCAAGGACCGCCTCGACCGCGAGCTGGTCGGTAACGTCAGCCTCCGGGTGCTGGACACCGGGCGCCCGGACGCCTGGGAGGTCCAGGGCCGCGGTGAGCTGGCGCTGGCCATCCTGGTCGAGCAGATGCGCCGTGAGGGCTACGAGCTGACCGTGGGCAAGCCGCAGGTCGTCACCAAGGAGGTCGACGGCAAGGTCCACGAGCCGTTCGAGCGGATGACGATCGACGTGCCCGAGGAGCACATGGGCGCGGTCACTCAGCTCATGGGCGTCCGCAAGGGCCGTATGGACAACATGTCCAACCACGGCTCCGGCTGGGTCCGCATGGAGTTCGTGGTCCCCTCCCGCGGTCTCATCGGCTTCCGTACCGAGTTCCTGACCAACACCCGCGGCACGGGCATCGGCCACTCCATCCATGAGGGCTTCGAGCCCTGGGCCGGCCCGCTCCAGACCCGTAACAACGGCTCGCTGGTGGCCGACCGCTCCGGAGCCGTCACCGCGTTCGCGATGACGAACCTCCAGGAGCGCGGCGTGCTCTTCGTCGAGCCGGGCACCGAGGTGTACGAGGGCATGATCGTCGGCGAGAACTCCCGCGCCGACGACATGGACGTCAACATCACCAAGGAGAAGAAGCTCACCAACATCCGGTCCGCCACGTCCGACATCGCCGAGTCGATCGTGCCGCCGCGCAAGCTGTCGCTGGAGCAGTCCCTGGAGTTCTGCCGCGACGACGAGTGCGTCGAGGTGACGCCGGAGGCGGTTCGCATCCGCAAGGTCAACCTCGACCAGCGCGAGCGCGCCCGCGCCGCCAGCCGCGCCAAGCACGGCTGA
- a CDS encoding ABC transporter ATP-binding protein — translation MKEDVVDVTKDEATLPAPRDAAADEPGEPLLVVENLVKHFPVKGGFPVRRTVGAVQAVDGIDLTVHVGESFGLVGESGCGKSTTGRLVTRLLEPTSGRISYRGQDISRATRKQLAPIRSQIQMIFQDPYSSLNPRQTVGKIISGPMEINGINPQGGREKRVRELLEIVGLNPEHYNRFPHEFSGGQRQRIGVARALALEPKLIVADEPVSALDVSIQAQVVNLLQQVQKELGIAFLFIAHDLAVVRHFSQRVAVMYLGKVIEVGDRDSIYTRPRHPYTHALLSAVPEVSLDGGEEARRERIRLAGDVPSPISPPSGCRFRTRCWKAQDKCATEEPPLVQISGNRSGHLTACHFPEEPTIEARDKDIILDPALAALEDSSEG, via the coding sequence ATGAAGGAAGACGTCGTGGACGTCACGAAGGACGAGGCCACCCTGCCCGCCCCGCGCGACGCGGCCGCCGACGAGCCGGGGGAGCCGCTGCTGGTGGTGGAGAACCTCGTCAAGCACTTCCCGGTCAAGGGCGGCTTCCCGGTCCGCCGGACGGTCGGCGCGGTGCAGGCCGTGGACGGCATCGACCTGACGGTGCACGTGGGTGAGAGTTTCGGCCTGGTGGGCGAGTCGGGGTGCGGCAAGTCCACGACGGGCCGCCTGGTCACCCGCCTCCTCGAACCGACGAGCGGCAGGATCTCCTACCGCGGCCAGGACATCTCGCGCGCCACCCGCAAACAGCTCGCCCCGATCAGGTCCCAGATCCAGATGATCTTCCAGGACCCGTACTCGTCGCTGAACCCGCGCCAGACCGTCGGCAAGATCATCTCCGGTCCGATGGAGATCAACGGCATCAACCCGCAAGGCGGCCGGGAGAAGCGCGTCCGCGAACTCCTCGAAATCGTGGGCCTCAACCCGGAGCACTACAACCGCTTCCCGCACGAGTTCTCCGGCGGTCAGCGCCAGCGCATCGGCGTCGCCCGCGCGCTGGCCCTGGAGCCGAAGCTGATCGTCGCGGACGAGCCGGTCTCCGCGCTGGACGTCTCCATCCAGGCGCAGGTGGTGAACCTTCTCCAGCAGGTGCAGAAGGAACTGGGCATCGCGTTCCTTTTCATCGCCCACGACCTGGCCGTCGTACGGCACTTCTCGCAGCGTGTCGCGGTGATGTACCTCGGCAAGGTCATCGAGGTCGGCGACCGCGACTCGATCTACACGCGCCCGCGCCACCCCTACACGCACGCGCTGCTGTCCGCCGTGCCCGAGGTGAGCCTGGACGGGGGCGAGGAGGCACGGCGTGAACGCATCCGGCTCGCGGGTGATGTGCCGTCACCGATCTCCCCGCCGTCGGGCTGCCGCTTCCGGACGCGGTGCTGGAAGGCACAGGACAAGTGCGCCACGGAGGAACCGCCGCTGGTGCAGATCTCCGGTAACCGGTCGGGCCACCTGACGGCCTGCCACTTCCCGGAGGAGCCGACGATCGAGGCGCGGGACAAGGACATCATCCTGGATCCGGCGCTGGCGGCGCTGGAGGACTCCTCGGAGGGCTGA